aacacccatgttcagcagggaagcaattatagaagccagaccttccacctctgcataccacagtgaccttggatccatactcccagagggttaaagaatagggaagctatcagggtatgggatacaatacagagatctggtggtgggaattgtgtggagttgtactcctcttatcctatggtttgtcagggtgtcgttttttttagaaaatgtatttttatttgttctttttattttttatatttttatctttatttattggatagagacagccagaaatcaacagggaagggggtgatatagaggtagagagacagagagatacctgcagctttgcttcaccgctcatgaagatttccccctgtaggtgggaccgggggctcaagcctgggtctgtGCGCATTGTgttacgtgcactcaaccagttgcaccaccacccagcccccagtgtttccttttttataaataaaataaaataaataataaataaaatggaaacatttacaagaccataggataagagaggtacacatCCACAcgttgcccacccccagagctccatttcacaccccctcccctgatagcttccctattctttatccctctgggagtatggacccagagtcctctctttatctagtggagcagagctctggggtggcaagactataggacacattgatggggtcatctgcccggggaagtccggttggtatcatggtaacatctggaagctggtggcttaaaaaagagttaagatataaagcagaacaaattgttgactaatcatgaacctaaaggaaataatattgcagatgaagattttgggtctccattttggaaaaagcttgtaggtctgttttaggtatagtcATAAGTGCGGTTTTATGAAATATCAAGAATTATCTTTGAGGgaccaggtaaagcacacatgttacagggtacaaggacccaggttcaaggccttatctcttggtcaggagtcagtgattaagataagaagcctacttatagtttagaagcccttaggctcccacagcctacagaGAAGGAAATGAGTAACTCTCCATTGTGTAATCAACTACAATTTATATTTTACGCATAAGATTAGGCAGTTTTATATTCATCTTGTAGGCAAAGCAGAGCCTGACCATGCTGGAGTCCCTGCTCATGAGCAGAAAGGGGCTGACAGCTGGGAAACACAAAGCCATCATGGCAGCAATGTTCACCAGAAATGTGGAGAGCTGGTTAAGAAGACCCAGAAGAGTCTggcagacagaggagaggaagtaGAAGAAGACAAAGGTGCTCACCAGGAGGAGGATGGTCTTGGTAGCCCTGGACTCAGGGGAGTGTCTGGAGGAGACCTTGTTCCTGTGAaggtgcttaaccctctgctggTGCCTGTGCAGGATGAGAAGCATGGAGACACTGGCCCAGAGCATGAGCCCCAGACACACTGCATCTGTGCAAAACAGCAAGGCTGTAAACACTGAGTTTGTAGTTTGGTCATTACGAACAGCAGAACAGAAtataaagactttcatatctgtggTGTTTATTTTGTTCAGTGAAGCACTCAGATATATGGGAAACATGACATTTATCAGCATTTCAAGGACCCAGGACAGGGAAATGCAGATTCTTATGTACCTGGGAGATTTGTCCTTAATCCCTGCCCACCTGGAGATCCAGGGGCTGATGGTGATGGCCTGGGAGACACTCAGAAGGCAGGTGGTGCAGAGGGACACCCCCCTTCCCACTCTGTGTAGATATAAAACAAGTTTGCATTCAATATCGCTGGAAAAATGCCTCCACCCCAAGGCTGACATAGTATGGGGCACACCTTTGCTGAGGAGGGTCAAACAGTTGGCAAAGAGCAGGTGCTTCAGGATCAAGTTAGTGGGCCTTCCTCTGTGCTCAGTGAGGTGAAGAGAGACAtactgacagaggagagagaggttcCCCAGGGCTCCTACTGCAGCTTGAATGAGGAACATCACTGCTAGTGCCACATCCCTGCCAATCATCCCCTGTGCCCCCAGGGATGATGCTTCTGTCGTGAACTTCTTCCTATCTGGGGCAGGTGGTGTGGGCTGAATGGATGCTGTCACCCAGTCCTGTGTCCTCCACTCACCATTGACTCCACCTGGAAACAGAGACAGCATCATATTCTCTGAGGAGAAGTATTGCAAGGTTCGAATAACTCTGGGAAAGCTACAGCATAAAAGGGCAGAAtgggtactctcttccctgatccagctttctagtcctttttccaactgagacaccatctttccagataatacCCACAAGAAGAATGCTGTTTTTTCATAAATGAATCTGGACTGGTCAAACAAAATGTTGATACCTTGCATAAACTTAGCTGTGATATTAAGAATCCCTTTTCCTCTTTCGGTACTAACTCTTGGTTTTCTTCCCCTCTAACTTCTTGGTTTTTATCTCTTTGAGTGCCCTTGATGGCTATTATAGTTCTGTTACTGATTTtctccttgcctcattcaattcctcaaaaAGCGTATGCATGGCATTATCAATGTTTCAGTTCAGAAACTTTCTGTTCATCCCTACACCACTGTTCCTATGACTGACATGACATCTTTTGCTGACATAGACCCATAGACACtgttcattaataaaattaaaaaggaggagatgtaggactatgtgaaagcttggtagaccTTAGGGgcgctctcccatccttggatggaggtctgcaaagacaccccacttgttggccTCTCTTGTATAAGGATGAGCTAAGAGAGAAAAgtcttccatgactcagtttccccttattagtctctcatgcccacagaaagcctacaagcctctcacacttagtttctcctgctagcaggccaaatggctgcctatttgaggttcactcaaagttcattatagtcaaaaaaaattaataagttcACAAtaagttcaccttttgatcatataggagaacttAATCTATCATTGACCCTTGCCAGTACCTTGTCAGTGCGACCCCCATATCTATTTGCttgcctttgatatctatgattttcaTCATGccttgtctctttctgtttcatttcattctactggtttagccactctgtttttcttaatacctttttaTAATTAAGATGCCATTCTGGAAAACAATTgccttgaccttttggtatcatATCAATTCATGTCATTCCTATCCCTCTCcactataggggcaagctgacctttaagaaacctataaattctgacatatttgaaaatgtcctttgttctgttttctaTAAAACCTTGTGTTCTACCCTAAATAAACAGAGATTCCTATAAGGATCTCTCCAggcacttcctttctttctacatgGTCCCTTGAACCAGTAGTAGGCCAGTGGTTTACCTCCTGATTGCAGGAACTCCATGTGAGTGCCAGaattatatacctttctcatatttgggagctacattcTGCACTCATCCAACGttctctagttctatttccaaatatgacaccatctccccagacagtacatTTGGTCTAACTGCAGGATAGCTGCTGTGCttgggcaaaaatcagtaaagtcatgggccccttgaaatatgcctaaaaagatagagaatctggaataaatggaacaattcatagaaacctatgcacttccaaaactgaaccaagaagaactacaaaatctaaatgcaccaatcacagacaaagaaattgaaaccgttattaagaatctccccaacaacaaaagtcctggaccagatggcttcacaaacgaattctacaaaactttcaggaaacagttaatacccatacttcttaagctattccataagattgaagaaacaggaatactcccttccaccttttatgaagccaaaatcactctgataccaaaagctgatagggacagaacaaaaaaggaaaactacagaccaatatctcagatgaacatagatgccaaaatattaaacaagatcttcgccaactggatacagcaacacatcaaaaagattgttcatcatgaccaagtgggattcatcccaggaatgcaaggctggttcaacatccgtaagtcaaccaatgtcattcaccacatcaataaaagcaaagccaaaaaccacatgattatctcaatagatgcagagaaagcctttgacaaaatccaacacccattcatgctcaaaactctacaaaaaatgggaatagatgggaaattcctcaagatagtggagtctatatatagcaaacctacagccaacatgatactcaatggacagaagctgaaagcattcccccttagatcggggactagacagggctgtccactgtcaccgttactcttcaacatagtattggaagttcttgccatagcaatcaggcaagagaaagaaatcaaagggatacagattggaagggaagaagtcaagctctcactatttgcaaatgatatgatagtatacatagaaagacctaaagaatccagtagaaaattactggaagttattaggcaatatagcaaggtatcaggctacaaaatcaatgtacaaaaatcagtggcatttctttacgcaaacactaaatctgaaaaagaagacatccagaaattactcccatttactgtttcagcaaaatcaatcaaatacctaggaataaagttgaccaaagaagtgaaagacttgtatgctgaaaactatgagtcgctactcaaggaaatagaaactgataccaagaaatggaaagatatcccatgctcatggattggaagaataaatatcatcaaaatgaatattctccccagagccatatacaaatttaatgcaatacccatcaaagttccaccaagcttctttacgagaatagaacaaacactacaatcatttatctggaacctgaaaacacctagaattgccaaaaccatcttaaggaaaagaaacagaaatggaggcatcacactcccagaccttaaactatattataaagccatcatcatcaaaacagcatggtactggaacaaaaataggcacacagaccagtggaacagaactgaaagcccagaagtaaatcccaacacctatgggcatctaatctttgataagggggcccaaaggattaaatggaaaaaggaggctctcttcaataaatggtgctaggaaaactgggttgtaacatgcagaagaacgaaattgaaccactttatctcaccagaaacaaaaatcaactccaaatggatcaaagacctagatgtcagaccagaaacaatcaaatacttagaggaaaacattggtaaaacactttcccacctacacctcaaggacatctttgatgaatcaaacccaattgcaaggaagactaaagcagaaacaaaccaatgggactacatcaaattgaaaagcttctgcacatccaaagaaactataaaacaaacagagagacccctcacagaatgggagaagatcttcacatgccagacatcagacaagaaactaatcaccaaaatatataaagagctcagcaaacttagcaccaaaaaagcaaatgaccccatccaaaaataggcagaggatatgaaaaaaacattcaccacagaggagatctaaaaggctaacaagcatatgaaaaactgctctaggtcactgattgtcagagaaatgcaaattaagacaacactaagataccacctcactcctgtaagaatggcatacatcaaaaaggacagcagcaacaaatgctggagaggatatggggacagaggaacccttttacattgctggtgggaatgtaaattggtacagcctctgtggagagcagtctggaaaactctcagaaggctagacatggaccttccatatgatccagtaattcctctcctggggttataccccaaggactccataacacccaaccaaaaagaggtgtgtactcctatgttcatagcagcacaattcataatagctaaaacctggaagcaacccaggtgcccaacaacagatgagtcgctgagaaagctgtggtatatatacacaatggaatactatgcagctatcaaaaacaatgaacccaccttctctgacccatcttggacagagctagaaggaattatgttaagtgaactaagtcagaaagataaagatgagtatgggatgatcccactcatcaacagaagttgagtaagaagatctgaaagggaaactaaaagcaggacctgatcaaattgtaagtagggcaccaaagtaaaaacccagtggtgagggatagacatgaagcttcctgggccagtggggggtgggagtgggtgggagggatgggtcacagtcctttggtggtgggaatggtgtttatgtacactcctagcaaaatgtagacatataaatcagtagttaattaatatgagagggggaaaatcaattgtatgtctcaaagtttctcaaaacacaaactgaatccttttaatatataggctgtgtatttgatacgcggacgctctcaaaagcctagaccaagtagattagaagcatc
The DNA window shown above is from Erinaceus europaeus chromosome 2, mEriEur2.1, whole genome shotgun sequence and carries:
- the LOC132532706 gene encoding vomeronasal type-1 receptor 4-like; the encoded protein is MSALGWRHFSSDIECKLVLYLHRVGRGVSLCTTCLLSVSQAITISPWISRWAGIKDKSPRYIRICISLSWVLEMLINVMFPIYLSASLNKINTTDMKVFIFCSAVRNDQTTNSVFTALLFCTDAVCLGLMLWASVSMLLILHRHQQRVKHLHRNKVSSRHSPESRATKTILLLVSTFVFFYFLSSVCQTLLGLLNQLSTFLVNIAAMMALCFPAVSPFLLMSRDSSMVRLCFAYKMNIKLPNLMRKI